The DNA window TTTCACGTTATGCAGTAGTTTTTTATTTGCCTGCAGCTTTGGTATTGGAATGGTTGAATGATAAAAAAAGATTATTCAAGGAATTGGGTTGGGTATTACTATTTGTGAGTATATTTTATATAATACCTTTTTTATTAAAAGATACTAATATATTTATTGAAGGTAGCAAAGCTTATGATATAGCGGCAGTGGGCGAATGGAAAGGGCAAGCTTGGCAAGCCCCTACCGACAAGCCTTTTCAATTATTTCAAGGATTAGGTTTTGCATCCTGGGGTTATAATAATTTCCCTGGTGACTTGATGGAAAAAATTGCTCAATATAAAAATATATTACTTTTAGTTTCCATTATTGCTTCCTTATTACTTATTGTATTTGTATATAAAAAGCATAACAAATACCCACAACAACTATTACACCTTGCTGCACTAAAAGTTATATTAACTACTGTTTTTGCTTTTGTGCTAGTACCATACTCCTACTTGTTTTGGAGCAGTTTGGTGGTTTCGTTTTGTATTTTATCAAATTATAATTTGTTTAGGGGAACGAAATAATTATACCAATATAATGCCAATTCTAAAAATCATATTCCCATTTCAATTCCAGTAGTCCATTGGATTGATAATCGCAGCACGTATCCTACATTTTTATTTTACCAGAATTGTACTATCGGATGATTCTCGTCATTTGTGCTGCTTTATTATACTCCCATTTTTTTTACCTGGCGTAAAACCTGAAAAAGCAACTAATCCCAATTCTTAACCTAAAATAGTTCTCCGCCAGTGGCGGATTAGTTTTTAGAATGGTAATACCGAACTACAATATGTTTAGTCCCCCTTTTTTTGGACTATTATATATTGAGTTTCGGTATAATCCAACTTTTGCCAGGCTATTTTCTCACTTTCTACTTTAATATTATATGGTCGTCTCTCCCAAAAGTGAAAATCTCGATCAGCTTGTGTAGATATATATTCCTTCAGCTTTTCAGGATAGTTTTCTTTGATGAATTTTTTAAATTCATGTGCTGTAAATCTAATAAAGCCATTCGTAACCGTATCATACTTATTTGGTTCTAGTACTGTTATGAGAAGATGTATGTGATTGGGCATAATAACGAAACCATGTATAGCTGCTTGTTTACTATAGCTTAAATATCCCAAACTATTTATTATAATATCTTTTGCTTTATCATCACGTAGCAAGTTCTGCCAATTCAAAATAGTTGAGGTGAAAAAATACATGAAGCAAATATATGAAACTTTTCAATCACGTTTGTGGTTGGTGGGCCCGCCGCAGCGGGAACCACGGACATTGCCTTCATGTATGTTATTTTTTATTACTATACAACAAAGCCCATGATTTCTCACAGGCTTCATTTATAATTATAATAAAATAGTTTTTCTTTATATTGTCTGGCTGAGTTTATCGAAGCCTAACTACACCCCAAACTGTTTCCACAGTTCAAGCATTTGTAACAAGTACCACTGCGTACTGTTATATGTCCGCAAGTATTACATGCGGGTGCATCACTTTGCATGGTTTTCAAATATTCGTCGCTGCTTGTTTGGCGTTTGGCTCTAACAGGTGCAAC is part of the Bacteroidota bacterium genome and encodes:
- a CDS encoding transposase — translated: MYFFTSTILNWQNLLRDDKAKDIIINSLGYLSYSKQAAIHGFVIMPNHIHLLITVLEPNKYDTVTNGFIRFTAHEFKKFIKENYPEKLKEYISTQADRDFHFWERRPYNIKVESEKIAWQKLDYTETQYIIVQKKGD